The sequence CAGAGGGTGAGTGAGTGGGAAGGGGAGACGCGGGGCGCCCAGGGCGGGGAGGGGCAGCTAGCATTGTGTTTGCATGCAGTGCCAGGGTGTGAGGCCAGGGTGTGccccggggaggggcggggggggcagCGGGCTGTCAGTTACAGGTGTGCGAATTGGGGAAGTGCAGGGGGTATTGGACCTCTTGAGGTCTTGCTCCCTTCGGACCTGGCCTCCCACTTGTGCCTCCAGGCCTCAGCTTGCCTCATCTGTGGTATGAGCAGGTAATGACCCATTCAGgctgcaggggaggaggagggaggctgggagtcGGGGGTAGGAGTCAAGTCAGGGGGTGGCACACAAGCAGGGCGAGGGCCCCAGCAGGCGGCTACCATAAATACTACCAGAGTTGAGCCAATCCCGAGCTATACTGTGTCTTATGCtgactcttcctctctctccgTGTCTGTCTCCCCTttgtccccctgcccccatcccagccACCCACTAATCCGACTTCTCGCCATCATCCTCCTGGTGGGTGTCACCGTCATGCCCATTCTTGTCTTCCTTGGAGAGGTGGGCCTGGGAGCCCAGCGCCGACAGCGAGAGGAGGCCGGTGCCTGCACTGACCGCCGGCAGCGAAGGGGGCTGCAGCCCCACAGGCAGTGGggtcagaggcagggccagagccTGCAGCTGGGACAGCTGGTGGGCTTGGAGCTGCTGCTgcagggcagaggaaggggagcGTTAGCCCCCTTGGGCCCACCTGTCCTTCTCCCACCCGCTGCTTCCCCCGAAGACCCCAAACATACTCGGATGATGGAGTTCAGCTCAGGAGCAGTGACCTGCTTAGCCCTCTCGATGGCTCCCAAGACTTGCTGCTGGTGCTGGATGTGGAGAGAAATCAACTGATTAGCCCCGATCTTGTTAGGGCTTGTGGCTCAAAGCCCAGAAGCCCCGCTCCCATCTGGGCTATTAGAGCCCTCCCTCTCCACAGCTTCCCACGCCTCCCGAAACCCCCCTCTCTCCAGCTGATTCCTTTCATccagcctcagtctcttcatctggaaaatgggatacACGGAGATGCAGAGAAGACCCAAAGGGCTTGGTACCAAAATCTTAGGAAAAAGCTTTTGGGTGAGTCTGAGAAAGCCTGAACCACGACCAATGCCATGTGCAAAGAAGCAGaagtgcagtgcacaacctggtCAACAGTACAGGGAAGTCCTGGTTCTAAGAGCTCAGACCAGGACTGCTGGTCCAAGAGATCTGAGATCTGCTAACCCAAGCTCCTCTTTCTCCAGAGCCTGGGAAGGCCCAGTGAATtctggcagggctggggcacGAGTCTCAGTTCAGGGCAATCCCCCACCCTGTACCCCAGCCCTCCCTGAACGTCTGTCTCTCTGGCCATCAGATGCTAGAATCTGCCAAGCTCCTTCTTTGCCTTGGCTACCAGGGAGCCCCTGTTGTGAACGGAAACCACAAGGCTAGGTCTTCAGGGTCCTAAGAGTCCCCTTCTTTGGGGCTTTCATGGTGTCCTCCTGGAATTGTTCCTGGGCATCACCTGAGGGACCCCAAGATATGGGTGGGGGctaaagagaaaatgatgaattATCAAGAGTAAATCTGGCAGAGAGCAGATGGGCCTTACATGActcagacgtgtgtgtgtgtgtgtgtgtgtgtgtgtgtgtctgtctgtctgtacaGAGTGGGCCTCACACCAAGAGTCTTAGAACcccaggaaacaaaagaggaagagtTGGGTACCTGGTTCCTCCGTGTGTCCGTGTgcatctctgtgtgtctgtgtgccgTGTGTTTAAGTGTCACCTCTGCGCATACCTGTGGCTGTTTGTATGTCTGCCTATGTGTGCTGGGAGCCCCCCTGTCCACACTGTGGCCAGCAGGGCCCCGCAGATGAATCTCAGGGGGTGAAAGACGGAAGCAAAACAGGGCAAGAGAATTCTTGGTGCAGTCTTCAGCGTAGCTGACATTTTTACAGTGCAATGACTCACTCAGGCTGGGAATTCCACAGCAGGGTGAGGCCCCTCCCTCCACTGCCCTGCACCCCTGGGGTTTCTCCAACCTGGGGATTCTTCTGCACAGACTGGCTGGTGGCTgagaggtccagagagggaagGCATGTGCCCCGGGGTACCCAGCACGCTGCTGCCCCAGATGGCTGCAGGACGGAGGGCCTGGGGAAAGTTCACGATCCATCTACCGCCTCCTCCCCGCA comes from Tursiops truncatus isolate mTurTru1 chromosome 3, mTurTru1.mat.Y, whole genome shotgun sequence and encodes:
- the TLE5 gene encoding TLE family member 5; translation: MMFPQSRHSGSSHLPQQLKFTTSDSCDRIKDEFQLLQAQYHSLKLECDKLASEKSEMQRHYVMYYEMSYGLNIEMHKQAEIVKRLNGICAQVLPYLSQEHQQQVLGAIERAKQVTAPELNSIIRQQLQAHQLSQLQALALPLTPLPVGLQPPSLPAVSAGTGLLSLSALGSQAHLSKEDKNGHDGDTHQEDDGEKSD